One region of Mangifera indica cultivar Alphonso chromosome 3, CATAS_Mindica_2.1, whole genome shotgun sequence genomic DNA includes:
- the LOC123211417 gene encoding SNAP25 homologous protein SNAP33-like — protein sequence MFGLKKSPIRVGKHNSADLGYQASSCSKPYDSDNEFDNKQTLKPSKRTSSEPNLTTPNMSTNPFDDDEIRKTSPRFSYSHNAAARNRYKNDFHDSGEIENQSVQELEDYAVYKAEETTKSVNSSLKIAEEIREDATKTLITLHHQGEQITRTHHNAADIDHDLSRGEKLLRSLGGMFSRTWKPKKTCPIMGPVITRDDPVQRKGNHMVQREKLGLSHASRGPANTQAPLHEPADAYQKVEVEKAKQDDALSELSNILGDLKDMAIDMGSEIDSQNKKLDNMQDDVDVINFRMREVNACGRRLLGK from the exons ATGTTTGGCTTAAAGAAATCTCCCATAAGGGTTGGTAAGCATAACTCAGCTGATCTTGGATATCAGGCTTCCTCTTGCTCCAAACCTTACGACTCTGACAATGAGTTTGACAATAAGCAGACTCTTAAACCCTCAAAAAGGACTTCTTCTGAACCCAACCTAACCACTCCAAATATGAGCACTAATCcttttgatgatgatgagataAGAAAGACTTCTCCTAGATTCTCTTATTCACATAATGCAGCTGCCAGAAACAGATACAAGAATGATTTCCATGACTCAGGTGAAATAGAGAACCAGTCAGTGCAAGAATTGGAGGACTATGCTGTTTACAAGGCCGAGGAGACTACAAAGTCAGTGAACAGTTCTCTGAAGATTGCTGAAGAGATAAGAGAGGATGCTACAAAAACTTTGATCACGTTGCATCATCAGGGTGAACAAATTACCAGGACACACCACAATGCTGCTGACATTGACCATGATCTTAGTCGG GGTGAGAAGCTTTTGCGAAGCCTTGGGGGCATGTTCTCTAGGACTTGGAAGCCAAAGAAAACCTGCCCAATCATGGGCCCTGTCATAACAAgag ATGATCCTGTCCAAAGGAAGGGTAACCACATGGTTCAGAGGGAGAAGTTGGGACTAAGTCATGCCTCCAGGGGACCAGCAAACACACAAGCACCTTTGCATGAGCCAGCAGATGCTTATCAGAAAGTTgag GTGGAAAAGGCAAAGCAGGATGATGCACTTTCAGAATTAAGCAATATATTGGGAGATTTGAAAGATATGGCTATCGATATGGGGTCTGAAATTGATAG TCAGAACAAAAAACTGGATAATATGCAAGATGATGTGGATGTGATAAATTTCCGAATGAGAGAGGTGAATGCATGCGGTCGTCGTTTGCTCGGAAAGTAG
- the LOC123212384 gene encoding zinc finger protein ZAT4-like, translated as MEEDREFKHVCKFCSKSFPCGRSLGGHMRSHMINNNSAEITDFGKLSKKKKLSSFVNNNIGSYGNSETPGYGLRENPKKTRRLADSNEESSIYDKFCKESSGKGHHSWKASVGNMNSTQSEKDTSFEDQDSWTIGNEKLVMDSQSDNETAAPNRKRRSKRRTRYMVTARSFSVSEIQQEQEEVAMCLMMLSRDVGPRGGLNSIAESSNNNSEYFEAKNEVKNSVCSVDEVVKLKMLKKKSTSGFVDSENFQFEGRHSEYSVDGFVEKDGTKKSQLHYLYGDENSEVELGRNSVKETESDHAQLGSSNKFNSNKKKLPDSSTTDVLETELHKHSQKRSKFECTTCNKIFHSYQALGGHRASHKKIKFASKINSSETSIETELSPDPTPDSKIINSMINETETDHSIADCDERADTSYGAIKKRHECPICLKVFSSGQALGGHKRSHLINANEARNNPTIVIEKPIPEIRSILDLNLPAPVEEDSSNAHLGSKPWWIASSHKHEALVGLISN; from the coding sequence ATGGAAGAAGATCGAGAATTTAAGCATGTCTGCAAGTTCTGCAGCAAAAGTTTCCCTTGTGGTAGATCCTTAGGTGGTCACATGAGGTCTCATATGATCAACAACAATTCAGCTGAAATTACAGATTTTGGTAAGTTGAGTAAGAAGAAGAAGCTCTCATcgtttgttaataataatattggcTCCTACGGGAACTCTGAAACCCCTGGTTATGGTCTCAGAGAGAATCCCAAGAAGACCAGAAGACTTGCAGATTCGAATGAAGAAAGTTCAATCTATGACAAGTTTTGCAAAGAGAGTAGTGGAAAAGGGCATCATTCTTGGAAAGCATCTGTTGGTAACATGAACTCTACTCAATCAGAGAAAGACACCAGCTTTGAGGATCAAGACTCCTGGACTATTGGTAATGAGAAGCTGGTGATGGATAGCCAATCTGATAATGAGACTGCTGCTCCAAATCGAAAAAGGCGATCAAAACGAAGAACAAGGTACATGGTCACTGCGAGGTCCTTTTCTGTGTCTGAGATtcaacaagaacaagaagagGTTGCTATGTGCTTGATGATGCTTTCGAGGGATGTAGGCCCTAGAGGTGGGTTGAATTCTATTGCTGAATCTTCTAATAATAATTCTGAGTATTTCGAAGCTAAAAATGAGGTTAAGAATTCTGTTTGTAGTGTTGATGAGGTTGTGAAGTTGAAAATGCTCAAAAAGAAGTCGACGTCTGGTTTTGTAGATTCAGAGAACTTCCAATTTGAAGGGAGACACTCTGAGTATTCTGTTGATGGATTTGTCGAGAAAGATGGAACAAAGAAGTCACAATTGCATTATCTATATGGAGATGAAAATTCTGAAGTTGAATTGGGGAGAAATTCAGTGAAGGAAACTGAATCAGATCACGCTCAATTGGGTTCCAGTAATAAGTTCAATTCGAACAAGAAAAAGCTTCCTGATTCATCAACAACTGATGTTTTGGAAACTGAACTCCACAAGCATTCTCAAAAGAGAAGCAAATTTGAGTGTACTACTTGCAACAAGATCTTCCATTCATACCAAGCTCTTGGTGGTCATAGAGCTAGCCATAAAAAGATCAAATTCGCTTCGAAAATCAATAGCAGCGAGACTAGTATTGAAACAGAACTCTCCCCTGACCCAACACCAGATAGTAAGATCATCAATTCCATGATCAATGAGACTGAAACTGATCACTCAATTGCAGATTGTGATGAGAGAGCTGACACAAGTTATGGGGCAATAAAGAAAAGGCATGAGTGCCCAATTTGCCTAAAAGTTTTCTCATCAGGCCAAGCATTGGGTGGTCACAAGAGATCCCATTTAATCAATGCCAATGAAGCTAGGAACAATCCAACCATTgttattgaaaaaccaatacCCGAAATTCGAAGCATTCTTGATCTTAATCTGCCTGCTCCCGTTGAAGAAGATAGCAGCAATGCTCATCTGGGATCCAAGCCATGGTGGATAGCTAGCAGCCACAAGCATGAAGCACTTGTTGGCTTAATCTCTAACTGA
- the LOC123211277 gene encoding uncharacterized protein LOC123211277 — MVQKRPFEEEESLGVSSKHVKHVGHGEGGYIQNNTQADENLASDGFTERQASADVESSGPGCISISSGPTSGTTEEDSQPGTPVFVPVCSERFYPECAHLAVDHPRDLYSFLMNHPPRKSVPVGQNHQADIPAWGSQYAGVEDEEVYMGTCIIPMTDSSPPDFYGRLGIGRSDCHCEDWGSVRCVKQHILEARRELEIYLGKEKLAELGFHDMGEVVANNWSNGEEQMFHKIVYSNPASLGRNFWSILSAVFPSRKKSEIVSYYFNVFMLQKRAEQNRYYPLNINSDNDEWQGSDDYGANETGMSDDDDEDEDEDSVVESPAYHPGLGYQSREDNLNIYEGYAEENYKAHNSNENTNSVCDRGITNNSDAYPGKLPNGCDSTPSSKLQTDTPGDEKGDREVQDDSCTSSDTAAALQGPQMKLEKGDYWPVSFNEMSNASSHEDVLESCDAKVWDGGYTICHQNKVDLLPTCSMIEEVFGDGSWNFKVRDGKA, encoded by the exons ATGGTACAAAAGCGGCCTTTTGAAGAAGAGGAATCATTGGGCGTTTCTTCTAAGCATGTGAAACATGTGGGACATG GTGAGGGTggatatattcaaaataatactCAAGCTGATGAAAATCTAGCAAGTGATGGCTTTACTGAACGTCAAGCAAGTGCTGATGTTGAAAGCAGTGGTCCTGGCTGCATCTCTATCTCTTCTGGGCCCACAAGTGGTACCACCGAAGAGGATTCCCAGCCAGGGACACCAGTTTTTGTACCAGTATGCTCAGAACGTTTTTATCCTGAATGTGCGCACTTGGCGGTGGATCATCCCAGAGATCTCTATTCATTCCTTATGAATCATCCTCCACGAAAATCTGTTCCTGTTGGGCAAAATCATCAAGCTGATATTCCAGCATGGGGCTCACAGTATGCTGgagttgaagatgaagaagtttATATGGGAACTTGTATCATTCCAATGACTGATTCATCACCACCTGATTTTTATGGCCGGCTTGGAATTGGTAGAAGTGACTGTCATTGTGAGGATTGGGGCTCTGTCAGATGTGTGAAACAGCATATATTAGAAGCAAGAAGGGAACTAGAAATATATCTTGGGAAAGAAAAATTGGCAGAGCTTGGGTTCCATGACATGGGGGAGGTAGTGGCTAATAATTGGAGCAATGGGGAGGAACAAATGTTTCACAAGATTGTCTATTCCAATCCTGCTTCATTGGGTAGGAATTTCTGGAGCATTCTTTCTGCTGTCTTCCCTTCCaggaaaaaaagtgaaattgtcAGCTATTACTTTAATGTCTTTATGCTTCAAAAGCGGGCTGAGCAGAACAGATATTACCCGTTGAATATCAATAGTGATAATGATGAGTGGCAGGGTAGTGATGATTATGGTGCCAATGAAACTGGGATgtcagatgatgatgatgaggatgaggatgaggactCTGTTGTTGAGTCACCTGCATACCATCCTGGTTTGGGTTATCAGAGCCGTGAAGATAACTTGAATATTTATGAGGGGTATGCTGAAGAAAACTATAAAGCACATAACAGTAATGAGAATACAAATTCTGTTTGTGATAGGGGCATCACCAATAATTCAGATGCATATCCTGGGAAGTTACCGAATGGTTGTGATTCCACACCCTCATCTAAGCTCCAAACCGATACTCCAGGTGATGAAAAGGGAGACCGAGAAGTCCAAGATGACTCGTGCACATCTTCTGATACTGCAGCAGCTCTGCAGGGACCCCAAATGAAGTTGGAGAAAGGTGACTACTGGCCAGTTAGCTTTAATGAGATGAGCAACGCTAGTAGCCATGAAGATGTATTGGAGTCTTGTGATGCTAAAGTTTGGGATGGTGGCTATACAATTTGCCATCAAAATAAAGTTGATTTATTACCAACTTGCAGTATGATTGAGGAAGTTTTTGGAGATGGGTCATGGAATTTCAAGGTGAGAGACGGCAAGGCTTGA